ACTAATTCCTACATTAAAATCGCCATCGGTAGCCAGGATGACTCTATTATTGCCATTCTTTATAAAATTTTCTTTTGCAATTTTGTATGCCAATCGTATTCCTTCTCCTCCTGCTGTTGATCCTCCTGCTTCAAGGTTTTGTAATGCTTGATTAATTTCGTGCTTATTAGCTCCAGATGTGGGTTTTAATACCATTCCTGCTGCCCCCGCATATACAACGATAGAAACCTTGTCTTTTTCACGTAATTGATTAACCAAAAGTTTAAAAGCTTTTTTAAGTAGAGGCAATTTATTGCTGTTACTCATCGATCCTGATACATCAATTAAGAATACAAGATTAGATGCGGGAATTTCATGTTGAGGAATTTCTTTTCCTTTTAATCCTATCTTAACCAATTGTGTTTTTGTATTCCAGGGAGTTGAAGCATACTCGGTATGAATTGCAAAAGGATGCTCGTCTTTGGGTTGTTCGTATTGATAATTAAAATAATTGATCATTTCTTCAATTTTAACGGCATCTGCAGGAACTTTAACTCCGTTATTAATCATTCTTCGAATATTACTATAGGATGCTTTGTCTACATCAATAGAAAAAGTCGAGAGAGGAGCCATTTGAACTTTTTTAAAATCATTTTCAATAATTTCTCGGTATGACTCATCATTTTGTACTTTATAATTACCAGAATGCGTTGTAATTACAATACATCCATGTTTAGCCTTAGTCCCATAAACCGAAGTTGCTTTTTTATTTTTAAGCACTTCTACCTTTGCTATTTTTGTTGGATCTATTGTGTTTACTACGGCTATGTCTTTATTATCAACAGGTACTCCATCTACTACATACAGCGGTTGTTTTGTACCCGAAACCGAACTGACTCCTCTAACTTTTAACGCATTACCTGTACTAAAAACCTGTACTCCCGACGACTTGTTAATACGTCTTTGCCTGTGTTTTCTTCCTTTCCTTCTTGGTCTATTACTAGATACAGCATAACTCATTGATTTTCTTACTCTATTTGATCCATATGCTGTAACAACTACTTCTTCTAATTCTGCCGAAGAAGGAATCAGCTTAATATGCATAAAAGCCGAGGCAGCGGTTATTTTTTCCTCAGCTGTTTCGAATCCTACATAAGAAAACATTAATGTGTCTCCTATAGTCGCAAGAATAGTGTAATTACCATCAAAATCTGTTTGCGTTCCGTTGGTACTGCCTTTTATAACAATATTTACGCCAGGTAAAGGCAGGCTTTGATCGTCTGTTACTTTTCCTGTAACTTTTATGTCTTGTGCATTTGAAATCCCGGTTATAAGGAAGACAAATAAAATGTATTGTAATAGTCTCATAGTTAATAGTTTTTAATTATGAACTAAAACTATGCGTTCTTATAAGCGATAACAATCAAGAATGAGTGAAGACGTCTTTTTATTGAGTAAAAAGGAAAATACTGGCTATTCTGTTTCCAGAAAATGTGAAAGTGAGAAGTTTATCATTAAAATTGATTAGCTAATACAATCTATACTTTTACCAGAAAAGCATTACAATTTAGAATTCATAGCCAATTCTACGGTTTGTTTTCTTTGTACTTTTCCGTTTTCTGTCCCTATAAATTGAGGAATAAAATAAATTTCTTTCGGGATTTCGTACTTGTTTAAGGTATCTAAATTTTGTATCGCTTCTTGCAATGTTAAATATGCAATTTTATCATACCCACGCTCTATTAATAAGATTACTTTATCACCAAGCATATCATCGGGGATACTGGTAATAAAAAAACGATGTCCGATCAACAGCTGTAATTTTGTTTCTATCTCTTCTGGATATAACTTCACTCCTCCACTATTAATTACATTATCATGACGCCCTTTCCACAAAAACTTTTTATATGTTTTTAGTTCTACTACGTCATTGGTAATGATCGTCTCTTCATTTAACTGTGGAGCTTTAATAATCAAGCAATTTCTATTATCAATGCTTAACGTAATATTAGGTAGAGCCTTAAAATAATGAGCATCTTTTTTATCTTTTTTCTTTGGGTTTATTCTCCTTGCGGCTATATGAGAAACTGTTTCAGTCATACCATAGGTTTCAAATATTTTAGTCTTAAAACCCTGTACCAATTCTTTTAAATTTTCTGAAACGGGACCACCTCCAACTATTAGCTTTTTAATTAAATGAAGTCTGTTAAGAGAGTTATCTAATTGTAGAGGCACCATTGCGCAAAAATCATATTGCTTATACACTGTATCCAAAGGATTTGTTCTTGGAGGTATCAAATCTATCTTCCACCCTAATACCATAGCTCTTACAAGCATCATTTTCCCAGCAATATAATTTGCAGGAAGGCATAGCAGTGCAGTAGTTCCTTCTTCAGATTTAAAAAACTTTCCTGTTGCTATTGCACTATTGATCATGTGTTGTTTATATACCTTAATTTTTTTTGGTTTTCCTGTAGAACCCGAGGTTTGTACAACAATATGATCTTTTTCATTTAACCAATCTAACAAAAAACTTCCTGCTTCCTGTTCATATACCTCACCTTCCTTAATAAAACTATAGGCTAAAGATTTTAGTCTTTCTTTATCAAAAGAACTTTTATTTATTGAGAAGCTTTGATGTATTTCGGGTATAGAAAATGTACTTTTTGTTTGCATATTCAAATTTCAATTTTCTAACATACTCATAAGTTATCAATATGTAAAGAGTGTGTTATTTCTTTGTTAGTTATTCTGAAATTGTATCAGATGGTATGTTTCCAAAAAGTTTATCTTTCCATCCTGTCCATTTATATTTCTTAGCTAATATGAACAGATAAACAGGATATAATATAATAACTGGAAGTACAATATCAATACCAGCTGAAGGTTCTGATATATCTAAAAATATTGCATTGGTTTGAAAAGCGCTCCAGTCTGTTGTAACCAACATTGCAGCCATTATATTATTTGCTGCATGAAAGCCCAGGGCTAATTCCATACCATCGTCCATTAGAGTCATAATACCTAATAGAAGGCCAGTTCCTATATAAAACACCATCATAATATAGCCTAGTTTCTCAACTTCTGGATTTAAACCGTGAAGTAATCCAAACGTTACAGAAGTAATGATAAGTGGTAACCATTTATTCTTAGCTAAAACACCTATACCTTGCATTAAATACCCTCTAAACAAATACTCTTCAAAACTGGTTTGTAACGGTAACAAGAGTAAAGAAATTAAAGCCAAGATTAAAAACGGAATCATTTCAAAATTAAGCTTATAAATTTCTGGTTCTACATAATAGCTAATCACAAAAAATACAATATTTATAGATGAAACAAGAAAAAATGTAAACCAAATACGTTTCCAATCAATCTTTTTTCTTGTTGTAGTCAATTCTCTAATCTTTTGTTTGTGAAGAAACTTAGCAACTATAAATAACCCCAATAATCCAGATATAAAACTTATAATTACTAAGGTTAGAAATAAATTAGAATTCATATCTAACGAGGTAAAGTTAGATTCTGCAGCAACCATCAACGTTTGTAAATCACCAGTATTTATAAATGCTCCTATGAATAAAGGGATAATACCTATAAATTGCCAAAAAATAAAAATGATTACTAACCCGATTAAATATCTCCACCATTCATGTTTTATTTTAAGTGCTTGTGCTATATACATATAATCTTAATTTAAATAATTTACGTTCCAGTTTATGTTATTATAATATCCTAAAGTTCCTTGACTAACAACCAAAGGTGAATCAATATTATTTGTATACAATCCTCCCGTTCCTAAGCCTTGAGGCATTTTGTTATTTAAGGTATATGTATATTGCGCAATAGCGTTTAATCCTATGTTGCTCTCTAGTGCGCTGGTAATCCACCACCCTATCCCAAAAGATTTTGCTATATCAATCCATTCTTTGGTTCCTTTAAAACCTCCTATCAAACTTGGTTTAAGAATAATATATTGTGGTTGTATAGTTTGTAATAGTTTTCTCTTTTCTGTTACATCAAAAACACCAATTAACTCTTCATCTAGTGCTATTGGCAATGGAGTTTCTTTACATAAGTTTGCCATTTCGTTAAGCTGTCCTTGTCGTATAGGTTGCTCTATACTATGTAGATTAAATACAGAAAGCTGTTTTAGTTTATCTAAAGCTTCTTCTGGTTTAAACGCGCCATTAGCATCTACTCTTAATTCAATACTATCTGAAGAAAAATGAGATCGTATATAGGACAACAAATTTAATTCTGTTTCAAAATCAATAGCCCCTATTTTCATTTTTATGCAATCAAATCCATCATCTAATTTAGAGGTGATTTGTTGTCTCATAAATTCTTTATCTCCCATCCATATGAGTCCGTTGATAGAAATTTGTTCTTCATCACGGGTAAATGGTGAAGGAAACAGTAAAAAAGGAGAATCGCTTTCTAAAGATCTAAACGCCATCTCTACTCCAAATTGAATACTCGGAAACTCTATAAGTTCTTCCCAAAGCTTTTCTACACCTAAATGAATATTCTCACAGGTCCATTTTAATGTATCCTCATAATCTGGTCGGTCATCGATACTTAATGTTCTTAGAATTCCGCACTCTCCTATTCCTTTCTTTGTTCCGTCAGAAATCACAATAAACCAGGTTTCTTTGGTTTTTAGAACTCCTCTCGAAGTACCGCTTGGTCTTTTAAACTGAAGGATATGCTTATAATATCTGGCATTCATTATAATGTGATGCTTTTCCCTATATCTAACAGCATAAGGTCTTTGTTTTTTTCAAAAAACTTTTGTTTGGCTTCATCATGATCAATTTCAATATATCCAAAAGTATCATAATGTACTCCTAATATTTTATCGCATTCTACAAAATCACTTGCAATAATAGCATCATCTACACCCATTGTAAAATTATCACCAATAGGTAGAATAGCAAGATCCAAAGTATTTCTCAACGGGATTAATTTCATATCCATTGTTAATGCTGTATCACCAGCAATATAAATGGTTTTATGCTCTCCTTCAATAACGAATCCTCCTGGTTGCCCTCCATATGTTCCATCGGCGAAACTACTGGTATGAATTGCATTCACATATTTTACTTTTCCAAATTCAAAACTCCAGGTTCCTCCATGATTCATAGGATGTATTTCGACACCTAGATTCTGGTAATATGTGGCAATTTCATAATTTGAGACAATCGTAGCATTATTATTTTTGGCTATAGCTTCTGCATCAAGAACATGATCTTGATGTGCATGAGTAAGCAATATATAATCTGCTTTAATCGTATTCATATCAATTTTATCCTTAGCTAACGGGTTACCCGAAATAAATGGATCTATAAGGATATTTGTTTCATTGATTTCAATTAGTAAAGTATTATGACCGTAAAAGGTGATTTTCATGTGTGAAAAATTTAAAACTAATTATACTACAAATAGGTTCTGAGATACAATAGAATGCTCACAAAAGCTACTATAAATTATCTACTATAACAGAGTTCGACTAAATTATAAAATCTGCCCCAGACTAAATAAAATTGATAGTAAAAATGTTGTTAAAGCTATTTTTTTAAGCTCGGGGTCTAATAGTTCTGAATTACTGGTTTTAGCAACTTTTCGTATATGAATAAGTAAAGGTATATAAGCAATCAAAAACAAAAAGTTCATAGGTATTTTATAGGTAGCATATAAATATACTAACATGGATAGCATAGCTATAATTAGTAAGGTAAAATGATAAGTTCTTGCTCGATTAATTCCTAGTTTTACAACAAGTGTATTTTTACCTGCTTTTTTATCACTATGATAATCTCTCATATTATTAAGATTTAACACTGTGGCACTCAATAATCCGATAGTGATAGCAGGTAGGAAGACAAGAACATTTAGTTGTTTTGCAAACAAAAAGTAACATCCAACGACGCTAACTAAGCCAAAAAAGATAAATACAAAAAAATCTCCTAAGCCTCTATAACCATACGCAGAGCTACCCATTGTGTATTTAATAGCAGCAGCTATAGCAGCAAGTCCTAATATGAAAAAGAATACAGAATAGAAAAAGTACTCTTTTCCGAAAGAAACATAAATTAAAGCAATAGCAACTCCTAAGGTGATTAATGCTGTAAGTACTATTCCTTTATACATTTCCTTTTTAGAAATGGCTCCACTTTGCAAAGCTCTTTGTGGCCCTACTCTATCTTCATTATCAGTTCCCTTTACCCCATCACCATAATCATTAGCGAAATTGGATAAAATTTGTAGACCTAATGTAGTAATAATAGCCAGCCAGAAGGTATTTGTTTCCAAAAAGTTCTTATAACCTAAAGCAGATCCAACAACTATTCCCGAAATCGATAGTGGTAACGTTCTTAATCTAGCTGCAGAGATCCATGCTTTGAATTTGGTCATTTTTGTAATTTTGACTTCAAAGGAACATTATTTTTATAGAAAAATGAAAATTAATTACATCAATTCTTTGTCTTAAGAGTTTACAAAAATGTGTAACAAATCATAATATCACTTATTTTTACAAATTTAGTAATTCATCTTACTCTAATTTTTATAAGACTTTTTATAGCTTAGCATTTTTAAATCCCTAAATACAATGATTAAACTTATAAAAACCTTTATTTTTTTGCTCTTATGCCTAATGATTGGATGTAAAGATGAGCCAAAGAAAAATGGTATTAATCAATCAAAACCTACTCAATCTGATACTCAAAAAGTAAAAAAAACAAAAAAACCTCCTTTTATTTGGGAAGGATCCAATATCTATTTTTTATTAACCGATAGATTTAAAAATGGAGACCCTACAAACGACGAGGCTATAAAGCGAACTAATGAAACAGGTAAATTAAGAGGTTTTGAAGGAGGTGATATCAAAGGGATTATTCAGAAAATAAAAGATGGGTATTTTAAAGCACTCGGAGTAAATGTTATATGGTTTAGTCCGATAGTAGAGCAAATACACGGAAGTGTAGATGAAGGTACAGGAAATACATATGCGTTTCATGGATATTGGACAAAGGATTGGACAAAAATTGATCCTAATTTTGGTACCTATAAAGAATTAAAAGAATTAGTAGATACAGCTCATAAGAATGATATTAGAATTCTAATGGATGTCGTAATGAACCACACAGGTCCTGTTACAAAGCAGGATCCTGTCTGGCCAGATAGCTGGGTACGAACCTCGCCGCAATGTACTTATAAAGATTATGAAAGTACTATAAATTGTACACTGATAAAAAACCTCCCCGATATTAAAACAGAGAATAATGAAAATGTAGAATTACCCGAAGCGCTAATAAATAAATGGAAAGCCGAAGGTCGATTAGAAATAGAACTTGCAGAGATAGATGTTTTCTTTACCAAAACACGATTAAAAAGATCTCCCAAGAATTATATTATCAAATGGCTAACTGATTATGTTAGAGAGTTAGGAGTAGATGGATATCGTGTAGATACTGTAAAACATATTAAAGAAGATGCATGGAGTGTATTGGCCGAACAAGCTAAGCTGGCATTCTTAGAATGGAAATCAAAAAACCCTGATAAAATACTAGATGATAATGAATTCTTTATGTTAGGTGAATTATACGGCTATGGAATTGATGGGAAACGATATTATGATTTTGGGAACCGTAAAGTAGACTATTTTGCTCATGGATTTAACAATATGATCAATTTTCAGTTCAAATATGATGCTAATCAACTTGATTATGAAAAATTGTTTAGCAAATACAGTAAAGCTTTATATACCAATTTAATTGGTAAAGGAATAACCAATTATATAAGTTCTCATGATGATGGTAACCCTTTTGACAGAAAAAGAAATAAAACGTATGAATCTGCCACCAAACTGTTACTAACTCCTGGTATATCCCAGATATATTATGGAGATGAGATAGCAAGACCTTTAATTATCGACGAAACCAAAGGAGATGCCACACTTAGATCTAATATGAATTGGGATTCAATCAATAATAAGGATACCAAAACATTATTACAGCATTGGCAAAAACTAGGGATTTTTAGAAAAAATCATCCCGCTGTAGGAGCCGGTAAACACAAAATGATATCCCAAAAACCTTATGTATTCTCAAGAAAGTATCATAAAAATGGAATATCAGACAAAGTAGTAATAGGATTAGATCTTCCTATGGGCGAAAAAATAATTAAAATTAATTCGGTTTTTCCAGAGGGAGCTATTTTAATCGATGACTACTCGGGTAAAGAAGTTACAGTTTCTAATGATTCGGTAATGGTTAATTCTGAATATGAAATTGCTCTATTAACAGTGAAAAAGTAAATTAATAACAAGAATTCTTTTTAAGCATCTATTGTGGTTAAATGACTATTAATTTGGTTTACTTTTTTCTAATATTCAAAAATAATATATTTCAAGATTAGAACTATATAGCGATTGTATATATACATATGTACCATATTTTTATATGAATCTAAAGTAAAAATTGGATCAGATATCAAGTAGTAAATTGCTAATTTATTTAAGTTCATAATACCCCATGAAGAACTTACCTCCTTAGGATAAGGAGGTAAGTGTTGGGGAAAACAAAAAAAGTAAGGGAAAAATTGTAATTGGAATACATGTCAAAGATAAAGAGGTTTGGTGCATATACGGTTACGGTTTTACCTCAAACTTTAGCCGGAATAGTAGTATGAATTGAAGATGAGTAGCTTAATTAACTGAAAAACAGACATTTAACACAAATCAACTCTGTATGTTAAATTATACTAAATAAAAAAAACAAATATCTGTATAAATAAATACCCGTAATTGATTTCTAATAATTCAAGAAAAATTTAAATTTGCAATCATTAGTAGTTAATCATCTTTATAATATTACCCATTTGGAAAATAAAAAAGCAATCAAGTTAATCGATAAAATTCTGGTAGACCTGGAAAAAACAGGTATCAACACAGATGCACTAATTGTAGACCTTAAAGAATTAAGGACTTATGCTTTAGAAGAGCAAATACCACTTGTAGTAAAGGTTCTTAGGTTTACTTATGAACATATAGAAGAAAATAATTCTTTTCTCATACCTATTCCGGATGATGAACCTATAGATGAGGACAACGAAATACCAAATAATGAAGAAACCAAAGACCCCGTAGAGAGTCTTAAATATTTGGTATCGTTAACAAAAAGTCTAAAAAACAGAACAAATATTTCAGATTTAAAAGAGTACAGAGATGCTCTTATGGAATATTAAATTATAGATTTTTGGTGAGTCGTTTTTCTGATTCAGTTTTTAAAAAATTATAGATCTTATAGAAGCGTCATATCTTTTATGTAAGAATGGCGCTTCTCTTTTTAATAGTATCAATCATTTTTTAATATGCTATCAATCGTAGTAAGATACTCCTCAAATTTTATTAGATTATTATGCGATCCTTTTGGTATTGTGATCATTCTTTTGTTTGAAACTGTAATACTATTAAATAATAGCTCTCCCGATGTATAAGGGACTACTCTATCATCGGTGCCGTGATAAATAGTAACATCACAAACTACATTTTGTATAAACTCATGAGACGGAATTTTATATTGTAGCAATAGGTTTGTTGGAAAAATAGGTAACCAACTTTCTGCAACATCTTTCATATTGTAATAGGGAGTTTCTAATATCAAATGGTTAGGCCTATTGTCTGAAGCTATTTTTGTTGCTATTCCAGTTCCAATAGATCTTCCATAAATAGTTATTTGATCTTCGGGATATCGTTCTAAAACATAATTATAGAACAATTGTGCATCTTCATATAATTTTTGTTCACTGATTTTCCCTGTACTTTTTCCATACCCCCGATAATCCATTATAATGACATCATATTTTTTTTGAGCAAAGAACATCGCTATTTCCCCCCAACGTTTCAGGCTTCCCTTATTTCCATGAAAATACAAAATCACCCCTTTGGGATCTTCATTAACAAAACGAATAGCATTAAGACGACTATTATCTTTAGTTTCTAGAAAAAACTCTTCAAAAGGATGCGCAAATTGAAAAATAAAATCTGTAGAAAGTTTTTCTGGTTGAAAAATAATTTTTTCCTGAAAGAAATAAAGTAATACCGCAATAATACTATACAATGCTATACTCCACAATAGTATTTTTTTAAGCTTGTGCATTTGCTTTTTTTGAAGAATGCATAACACCAATACTTGTATTAGAAAGATTTATCTTCCTCATTTTAGAATTGATAATTTCTCCAAGCATCTTATGATAAGATTCAAAATTATTCAAATTTTTATGCCCTCCTCCTATCACAGTGTATAGCCGAGTAAGTTTTGGTCGAATTTTTGACAATTTAACACTTGATTTAAAAGGAATTAATTTATCATGGGTGCCGTGTATAATATGAATAGGGCAATTTACATACTTAAGCCATTTATAGGTCGGTATAGGGTACCTCATAATTAAAGAAATTGGCATAAAAGGTATAAACTTTGCGGCAACCTTATTTAGACTATAATAAGGAGCATCTAATATCAACATTTTAGGATTATTGATAGAGGCTAATTTTGTAGCAAATCCAGAACCCATTGAACGACCGTATAAAATAATATACTCTTCCTTTACTCTTTCTTTAATCTTATTATAGACAAACTGAAGATCTCTTTTTATTGCCTTAAAAGAACGTCTACCTGTACTTTTACCAAACCCTCTATAATCCAACATAAATACATCATACCCATGTCTTGTGAAGTCTACAGCAAATTTTCCCCAGCCTTTAATACTTTTAGAATTTCCTTTAAGATATAGAACGACCCCTTTTGGGTTCTCTACTTTAAAATGAAGACCATTAAGTATAGCGCCATCTCTTGTTTCCAGATTATATTCTTCTACAACCTGATTGTTATAATGAAACTCAAAATCCTTATCTAACTTCTCTGGTTTAAAAATGAAGTACTCCTGTAAGTAATACAAGCCAACACTTACAACGATATACATTGCAAGAACACTAATTGCTATATATCCCCAATATGACATCCAATTATTCTTTTTTGTAAGTATCTAATTTACAAAAAATTAAATTGAGGTATAAAAAAATCCTGCCAAAGCAGGATTTTAAATACGTATTATTTGTTAAAATTTATCGTCGCGCATCATAAATTCTGAATCGAACTCCTACTCTTGCATAAATATCAAAGAATTTACTATTAGTATTGGTAATATTATCTACAAAATCGTTCATTACTCCTACTTCTGCCATAATATCAAACATCTCTCCTACCATTTGAGAAAAACCAGCTCCGTACACACCGCCAATAATCAATTTCTCATAGCCATCATCTTCTAATTCTACACCATTTATTTCAAATTTTGTATTTACTCGAAAAGAAGGCCCGACATTAATAAAACCACGAAACCGATCTTTACCATCACCAGTTAAGTATCTAAATTTTGGGTTAAATCCAACCTGAAGTGTCTCTGCATCGCCTGTTCCTTCTATTTCACTGGTACGCTGCAGAAGGTCTAAAGAAAAAACAATACTTGTTCTCGCTCTAACTCCCATTACATAACCATATCCGGCATTAACAAAAAAACCTGTTCCGCCTGTAGTTTCGGTATTATCAAGGTTTAGTTTAGAAAAAGTAGCTCCAGCAGAAACTTCCCAGCGATATTGCCCATAAGAAACAACAGAAAGCGTTGTAAAAAGAATAAAAAAGACTATTTTTTTCATGATTTCGTATTTAGATTTGAGGTTGTAATAGAGCGAAAATACTAAAATTTAAAAAACGACCATAAAAAAACCTGCCATATGACAGGTTTTTTTATGGTCTATATTGAGATAATATCCTTTATTTATGCATAAAACCTTGTTTTTGCAATAAAAATTCTTCAGTTTCTACTATATCCTCATCGGGAATACAACAATCTACAGGACATACTGCAGCACATTGTGGTTCTTCATGAAACCCTTTACATTCTGTACATTTATCAGGAACTATATAATATACTTCATCACTAACAGGCTCTTGTGCCTCATCGGCATTTACACCTTTACCGCCAGGAAGAACTACATCTCCTTCTAAATCTGTACCATCAGAATATCTCCAATCATCAGCCCCTTCATAAATTGCAGTATTTGGGCATTCTGGCTCACAAGCACCACAGTTTATACATTCATCTGTTATTATAATTGCCATAGCTCTTTTTTATTCTAAATTTGCAGCACAAAAATAGCTCGTAAACTAGTGATAAACAAATAAGAAAT
This region of Aquimarina spinulae genomic DNA includes:
- a CDS encoding alpha/beta hydrolase — its product is MSYWGYIAISVLAMYIVVSVGLYYLQEYFIFKPEKLDKDFEFHYNNQVVEEYNLETRDGAILNGLHFKVENPKGVVLYLKGNSKSIKGWGKFAVDFTRHGYDVFMLDYRGFGKSTGRRSFKAIKRDLQFVYNKIKERVKEEYIILYGRSMGSGFATKLASINNPKMLILDAPYYSLNKVAAKFIPFMPISLIMRYPIPTYKWLKYVNCPIHIIHGTHDKLIPFKSSVKLSKIRPKLTRLYTVIGGGHKNLNNFESYHKMLGEIINSKMRKINLSNTSIGVMHSSKKANAQA
- a CDS encoding outer membrane beta-barrel protein, coding for MKKIVFFILFTTLSVVSYGQYRWEVSAGATFSKLNLDNTETTGGTGFFVNAGYGYVMGVRARTSIVFSLDLLQRTSEIEGTGDAETLQVGFNPKFRYLTGDGKDRFRGFINVGPSFRVNTKFEINGVELEDDGYEKLIIGGVYGAGFSQMVGEMFDIMAEVGVMNDFVDNITNTNSKFFDIYARVGVRFRIYDARR
- a CDS encoding 4Fe-4S dicluster domain-containing protein, translated to MAIIITDECINCGACEPECPNTAIYEGADDWRYSDGTDLEGDVVLPGGKGVNADEAQEPVSDEVYYIVPDKCTECKGFHEEPQCAAVCPVDCCIPDEDIVETEEFLLQKQGFMHK